A single genomic interval of Eleutherodactylus coqui strain aEleCoq1 chromosome 3, aEleCoq1.hap1, whole genome shotgun sequence harbors:
- the LOC136620210 gene encoding uncharacterized protein — protein sequence MEPTTRIRLRRANRRTRIALMLYMQGEESEKTDRASRRRRRYWVHPLLIERGTKGHFASLYQDLKNHPEKFVAFCRLPMEAFDRLLELVRRDLTYQDTHMRKAITAEERLLITLRFLATGESYASLHLQFRVGKSTITEIVRCTCSAIWQKLQPIVMPSPTNDTWQRVAAGFQDVAKFPNCIGAVDGKHHFLEFISCSNSGNMRYTGANMKMHMKIKKRKTTNKGNDPEK from the exons ATGGAGCCTACCACAAGAATTCGGCTGAGGCGCGCCAACCGCCGCACACGCATCGCCCTAATGTTGTACATGCAAGGAGAAGAATCCGAAAAG actgatcgtgcttcccggcGCCGGAGGCGCTACTGGGTGCATCCCCTACTCATCGAGAGGGGGACGAAGGGGCATTTCGCAAGCCTGTACCAAGatttaaaaaa ccatccggagaagttcgtagccttctgcaggctgcctatggaggcctttgaccgccttctggagctggtgcgccgggatCTTACGTACCAGGATACGCACatgaggaaggcgatcactgcagaagaaaggctgctcatcacccttcg cttcttggccacaggagagagctatgcatccctgcatctccaatttcgtgttggtaaatctaccatcaccgaaattgtgaggtgcacatgcagtgctatctggcagaagttgcagcccatcgtgatgccttcacctaccAACGATACTTGGcaacgtgttgcagcaggctttcaagatgttgccaaatttcctaactgcataggcgccgtcgacggcaaacat CATTTCTTGGAGTTTATTTCATGTTCGAACTCCGGTAACATGCGTTACACTGGAGCAAACAtgaaaatgcacatgaaaattaaaaaaaggaaaacaacaaaCAAAGGCAATGACCCCGAGAAGTGA